The Chanodichthys erythropterus isolate Z2021 chromosome 1, ASM2448905v1, whole genome shotgun sequence genome segment aagaaaaaaaattcagaattgcgagataaaaagtcagaagtctgagataaaaagtcgcaattactctttttatttttttatttagtggcggaaacgggcttgcATAGATTCCTGAtcctgtaaataaaataaaacaaaatatttaagtgtATTCTTGTTATACAGTTCCGGTCAAAAGTCACTGTTTTTGAAAGACATCtgaagtctgcatttatttgatcaaaaatatagaaaaaacagtaatattgtgatatattattacaatttaaaataatggttttctattttaattagaaaatactttaaaacataatttatttctgtgatgcaaagctgatcACCATGACTCCAatcggtgtcacatgatccttcagaaatcattctaatatgctgatttattatcaatgttggaaacaattgtgctgcttaatatataaatcttttttaacaatagaagtctttactatcactttttattaatttaacacatccttgctgaataaaagtattaatttatttcaaaaaagaacaaaatactTTTGAACGAGttaaacaaatgctgttctttttattcaaagaatcctgaaatggttcccaaaataatattaagcagcacaacggtttccaacattgatttctgaaggatcatgtgacactgaagactggagtaattcagctttgcatcacggcaataaattatattttaatgtatattaaaatagaaaaccattactttaaattgttttttttctgtatttttgacccatatatataaaatatgtgttTCTAAAATGTGTTTCGTTATGTGTATAACCTGTATAATTGCTCCGTATAGAGGGAGGTGGAGATTTTAATGTTTCTCAGTGCCATTGTCATGATGAAGAACCGCAGAGCCAGTAAGTTTAAATGTCTCATCAGATTACACACATCATCAAACTAGATATTCATGAATAATATGTACATCGATGGTGCTGTATTTGATCTCTGTGTCTCTCAGTAACACTGGAGCAGCACGTAGGGAATATATTTCTCTTCAGTAAGGCGGCGAACGTGGTGCTGTTCTTTCGAGTGGACCTGAGACTCGGCCTTCTCTATCTCACGCTGTGTGTGGGTAAATAAATGAACACGTGATCCACTTGGGAAATAAAAACACTACATAATTCTGTGATGTATAATACTGTGCCTTCTCTATACAGTGTTTTTGATCACATGTAAACCACCAATCCACATGGGCCCTGAGTACATCACATACTTCAGTGACTCAACTATAGATGTGGGTGAAATTCAGACTTTTGTGGATAGATGTGTCATCTTACAATACATTGTATTATGAACtatgttatatttatttcacattatttaaTGTCATGAACCGAAACTAATGTCACATTATTCTACACAATGTCAGGATGAACTGCAGAGGGACGGTCGTGTGACATGGATTGTTGAGTTTTATGCCAACTGGTCTCCAGAGTGTCAGTCATTTGCCCCCATTTTTGCTGACCTGTCACTTAAGTAAGTCACACTACCAACATCTACTCTACATTTACTCTCACACTTAATAACTTTGACTGTGTTTACCAGGTATAGCTGTTTAGGCCTCAAATTTGGAAAAGTGGATATTGGACAATATGGAGCAGTTGCTGAGAGGTAAAGCCAATGAAACAGAATTTTCTaccctattgtgacgtatattcAAGCTTCTCAAAAGAGAACAAATGAATGACAGGGATTGactttgtctgtggggaattgattggatggttgtggtttgctattggtggatctcatgtgagtgacaggatgtaatataagtctctggtgtctccagaatgtgtatgtgaagtttcagctcaaaataccccacagatcatttattatcgcttgtcaaatttgcccctatttgggtgtgaatgcaaatgagctgctgctcccgccccctttccagaagagggtggagctttaacagctcaacaacaacaaagctggagaatctcacgcagccaaaatgaggaaagtgttcagccttatgGCGTGCTCACACCAGACGTGACTTGCGCAAATAAATCACGCTATTCGCgtgtagttggacgcttgaacattttgagtttactcacTTCATTCGTGCGTAAAAttcacttcacaacagacgcaAATTTGCGTCATGACAGGGGCTTCTGCCAGGCGGCTCCAGTCTCGTTTCTGCActcttcctctgaataaacaacTCGTCAGTGGGAAAGTAGTTGTAAAATACGAcgaataagctcaatttgccagctttagctagcttgtagttgcaatatgtatatatatagctcaaattgagtaaagagcgttttttacaacttaccagATTGTCTgtcctcctcactcactttcttcctagcaagatcctttttattcctgtttctATAAAAGTATGAAGATGTATCgtacagcgacgatgattttgcCTTTGCTCGTaatcacgtcactactagagcaagctcctgattggttaacgcggtgCGAATTTTCAATTTTCGCCAAAATTctgatttttcaacttgcgcgatTCGCGCAAATCATGCATTACGCACGTCAAATGCCCAAAATgcttaaaggcagggtaggtaaaaaatgtataaaaaatttttttttcaaaatttgtttaaactttatttatatatcaatacataattaaaatgtaagtactctgaaaaataaagtataaaaatcgagtgtctgtagacctctcacgactgttttaaagacagctcattatttccattcactccaccccctcccttctgggctccttccaaagccacgcccccaaaacgcatgaacgcgcgactccgaccactgagctggaagacgcattatttacctgagacgagcggagaggaaggagcacagtgcatgtagtgacatcatgtcagaatcacatgtaataaaaataactttataattatgaagataaacaaacaagatgtattttagtactcactatcaagctagctgatattggtaaagtttaaaatataaattttttgaTTCGCTAATGAGCTAGTTATCTATAAGGCAAAGCTAAAAACAGGTTGCATGATACACGTTtttccattaccatcatttacactgtgatgaagatgaatttcgtgtaagattcataacatatacgttgttctacagataaacagagtaacatacactcaaatatcaactcacaactgcattgcagacacaaaataataacacacacatacaacaaagtgtgtacgacacacacagatacaagataaagacatcagtaaacataggtagagaatataaaaacaaaacaaaggcgaaaaaaacgtgcaggtaaacttacaggtgaacatggtaaaagagttagacagagggtaaatatagttctaagaaaagttcctagatgcggagtaacgttaggcctactatctgttaaacatgtatttagttatctaaagcaaaattatgcacaattcaacACTATAGCTATCATCTTGAGCTAGGCCTATAGATTATTTATCGTCTCTACTACGGCTCGCTAagtaatgttatgttagctatattacgcagctacatgtgctaatgacacatgcttcatgaaaaaataaacaaaaaaatatgtatgatcaaaatacaaaaagaaaagatTGACCTGTCCAGTAGAAATAAAGCCATCAAGGAGTCACTTTTCAGCCCCTTGAGTTCCCTCAGTTGAGAGGGAGTAAAATCTTTGCGTGGCAGGGGGAGCTGCCACTGGACCTGCCACGGTTatgcgcgcctgcctcgggacctgccactgTTATATGATGCATATATGATAAATGCCGATTGATGCATGCGTGCAAACTGTGCACAATCCTGCtctcagttctcgccatcgcTGGAAAGCCACGCCTATATTAACTCgcgttttatttctttgtttatccaaAGACTTTTTGTTCATTGCCTTTTCGTGTACTGTTACTGTCTTCCTTTTTTTGCCTGGTttgccttcactaactgcatagGCCGGTACTGTGAATTTTGCTTGCTGTTTCTCTGCCATTGTTTTGGTATTCCTAGGATCCATGCCTCTTGAATTCCCCAAATCAAACGTGCGCGCGCAAGTGGGCAGGTCATGTGTGTCAaaagggtggttgccatggttgcgAGAGAGTGACAGCCGCCTCAGCCAATCCTATGTTTCGTCCCggatggaaataatgagctgtgtttaatacagattaaacggtctagagtcactcgatttttatactctttttatcagagttcttacattttaattatgcatggatatatatagaaagtttaaacaaatttggaacaaaatttttttcctaccctgcctttaatgGGGTGTTCACACAAGACGCAACTTGAgcgaataaatatattttttttcaccaaatatataaataaatatattttttcacgCAAATGTTCACCaaaattcagatttttcaaTTTCAAACGCCCGAAACGCTCAATTCATGCTGCAGGCTGTCTATtccattgacttaacatgtgaATCATTCGCGTGAATCGCGTCATTCGCGCCGCTTCATTTGCGCAGGATGTCTAttccgggtgtgtctcatacgttctgaaaagtgaagccacaggctctttgatcgccccctggaggctggatgcagtacaggtcataaaccccgccctctcaatgcagtcgaatgagacttcagtgaaaacttaaaaataaattctgcttcaaataaaactttctgaaagatggttttggtcatttaaggtagttgttgtcacgctgatatatattcaattgttcgtttttgtgatgatttagattttagctagcaatttgatgctatagaaacggggcgtgtcgtaatgattcgaagttgattgacaggttgtctgaggactgtcggagcttcgaggggagattgaagatgtattaactaactgttaattttcgatttctttattatttaacaccaacaaaatgagttgttcagcagtaaactgtactaaccgacctacaggatctgacggatcactgaacctttttctgtaacattaaatgtgggtgttataagctaattaataaatgttattagttaagataacacacctaatgttaaccatgtcgggaaaaagcaggtgatcgttatctggcagttacttattatttttatgggtataaaataataattagcaggacaaaactaatgatagcttactctaattaccgcaatcgatctcctgtaacgttagttgaacttgatttaaaatggcaggaccgtttctgacgatttagagttgtttctagtggcatattatattgattttatctactgaatttgctgtttcaaaaatattattgctctagaaacagaatagcctattattttataggtagacttttaaattgtgtataatttttatagtctatttaaaatacatgaatgatgacgcagtcgtctgggcggaagtttgatatcgcgactccgcctccggctcaactgacgattccttctgcgcatgcccaggctttttttttttgacgtattgcgtaacgtgtcagcgcccattcatcagcccattttggcttcagttcaatacaatggaaggaagcggcgtcgcgtcgtccatcttttttttacgTCTATTCACGTCTTTGCATTgattaacatgtaaatcactcaaGCTTAACGCTTcattcgcgtctggtgtgaacgcaccattacattgttcaaaccggagtcgacactgatggagagactcagggagaagttacaacttttagacgtttctgaatggttagtggataaacttatgccgtcatgttcatcttttgtgcaaatccagtgtggAATTGatcctcatttgtgaagcagtccggtgtaacatgactcaaacagcaacattacacactaactgtttaaaaaagtgttaaaagttaaaaaagtgaaatcataatcaatcaCCCCTTTAAATTTGTTGAATGACAGCACTGTGCTCTCATTACAGGTATAAGATAAACCCCTCCCCTCTCTGCAAGCAGCTGCCTTCCCTTTTACTGTTGCAGGGTGGTCGGGAATTCATACGACGCCCTCTAGTGGACAAGAAGGGAAGGGCCATTGGGTGGAATTTCACTGAGGTAAAAAGTCTAAAACGCTCTCAAGCTCTCAATTGGTTGTTCCTCTCTGAGATGTtcgtttttgtgtgttttacagGAAAGTATCATTCAAGAGTTCAATCTAAATGAGATATTCCAAAAATGCAAGAAACTCAAGAAGGGAGAGAAGCCTGAGGAACTAAAGACACTCCTGCAGGAGGTTCCTGAAGAAGAGGAGCCAGTTGGCCCacatgaggaggaggaggaggaggaggaaccAGAGagcaaaaaagacaaataagACACAGAGCTGAAAATTAATTACTCAGTATCATGAACTCAACACATAATGTTCGCTGTCTGAACAGATGAACTGAACAGTGCAACATATCTAAATGTCTCACTTTTCCTGTTAATCTTGACTGCGACTTTCATTTTAGTTCACAAATCATTTTTAAACTCTTAAGTTAGGGTGGTATTGCAGGGGAGTTGGCAATTACGTTtgatctaaaaaaaatattaggctTTAAACAAACTTCCAccaataaaaatctaaatatttcaTTCTGTCCCTGATTATATGATGTCAGCATTATAAACTATGTAAATGCATGAAGATTATATGCATTTTAGAGGCCAGGTATAAAATGCAAGTGTCAGTTTTACAAACAGCACGTCCTTGATTCATCTCTCAATCCACCAAGGAGTTCTTGGGCTTGGTTGAACACTCCTGACTCAGAGtcttttatactttattttatgcTACATTTGCCTTTGAGGTTGAAAGTTTTAAAACTGCTGAGTAAATCATGTTTGTGCGAGCATTAGTTATTCATACTGATATTACCCCGAAAATGAAcatgctgtcatcatttattcatacTCGCGTTTTTCAAAACCCAAtatgaatttttgggtgaactgtccgttttaattgagcagcaaatccaATCAACAGAAATTCATTTAAGAAGATTTCAGTGATGAACTTTAATGTTGATAACACAATCAAAGCTCTAGTGCTTACAAACGGCATCTTTATTAACCTTGAAAAATAATTAGACATGTTTTTGGTATGTGATGAAATGACTGGTGCTGAGTTTCAtgccagtgtttgggtagtttttgcgttacccagatcctgggtcagacgtaacaacccagcgtttgggtagtttttgtgttagccagatcctgggtcagacgtaacaacccagcgtttgggtagtttttgtgttagccagatcctgggtcagacgtaacaacccagcgtttgggtagtttttgtgttagccagatcctgggtcagacgtaacaacccagcgtttgggtagtttttgtgttacccagatcctgggtcagacgtaacaacccagtgtttgggtagtttttgtgttacccagatcctgggtcagacgtaacaacccagcgtttgggtagtttttgtgttacccagatcctgggtcagacgtaacaacccagcgtttgggtagtttttgtgttacccagatcctgggtcagacgtaacaacccagcgtttgggtagtttttgtgttacccagatcctgggtcagacgtaacaacccagcgtttgggtagtttttgtgttacccagatcctgggtcagacgtaacaacccagcgtttgggtagtttttgtgttacccagatcctgggtcagacgtaacaacccagtgtttgggtagtttttgtgttacccagatcctgggtcagacgtaacaacccagcgtttgggtagtttttgtgttgcccagatcctgggtcagacgtaacaacccagcgtttgggtagtttttgtgttacccagatcctgggtcagacgtaacaacccagcgtttgggtagtttttgtgttgcccagatcctgggtcagacgtaacaacccagcgtttgggtagtttttgtgttacccagatcctgggtcagacgtaacaacccagcgtttgggtagtttttgtgttgcccagatcctgggtcagacgtaacaacccagcgtttgggtagtttttgtgttacccagatcctgggtcagacgtaacaacccagcgtttgggtagtttttgtgttacccagatcctgggtcagacgtaacaacccagcgtttgggtagtttttgtgttgcccagatcctgggtcagacgtaacaacccagcgtttgggtagtttttgtgttacccagatcctgggtcagacgtaacaacccagcgtttgggtagtttttgtgttacccagatcctgggtcagacgtaacaacccagtgtttgggtagtttttgtgtaacTCAGTGTTTTTAgacatatatgtatgtatgtatatatatatatatatatatatatatatatatatatatatatatatatatatacagtgggtacggaaagtattcagacccccttaaatttttcactctttgttatattgcagccatttgctaaaatcatttaagtttccctcattaatgttcacacagcaccccatattgacagaaaaacctTGGAGaagagaagagccttggtgagagaggtaaagaagaacccaaagatcactgtggctgagctccagagatgcagtcgggacatgggagaaagttgtagaaagtcaaccatcactgcagccctccaccagtcggggctttatggcagagtggcccgacagaagcctctcctcagtgcaagacacatgaaagcccgtgTGGAGTTTGCTAAGATGGTGAGAattaagattctctggtctgatgagaccaagatagaactttttggccttaattgtAAGCGGTAtatgtggagaaaaccaggcactgctcatcacctgtccagtacagtcccaacagtgaagcatggtggcggcagcatcatgctgtgggggtgtttttcagctgcagggacaggacgactggttgcaatcgagggaaagatgaatgcggccaagtacagggatatc includes the following:
- the tmx2a gene encoding thioredoxin-related transmembrane protein 2-A, translated to MSLIRGLVSTLYHIPKIYKWFYRPYYLLSLLMTLAFPLVRNCPGLCENLPSQREDADSCAFDWREVEILMFLSAIVMMKNRRAITLEQHVGNIFLFSKAANVVLFFRVDLRLGLLYLTLCVVFLITCKPPIHMGPEYITYFSDSTIDDELQRDGRVTWIVEFYANWSPECQSFAPIFADLSLKYSCLGLKFGKVDIGQYGAVAERYKINPSPLCKQLPSLLLLQGGREFIRRPLVDKKGRAIGWNFTEESIIQEFNLNEIFQKCKKLKKGEKPEELKTLLQEVPEEEEPVGPHEEEEEEEEPESKKDK